One Plectropomus leopardus isolate mb chromosome 1, YSFRI_Pleo_2.0, whole genome shotgun sequence DNA segment encodes these proteins:
- the LOC121944145 gene encoding putative protein TPRXL, with amino-acid sequence MVLTLDQWDLSPPSSPPALIGRYGCQGPSGPVGASAAPGGPASRDWIPPFLPSSSSSSSSSAAAAVSHPPSQSLSPSPSQTPTPSPSHGTSNASHGSPSVGQTSGSCAPTNQQPQGPGHRLGSKPSSLGLGGGGDRRNGSPSLGKVGAQQHPVTGVNSPGNNSGNASGAVLSTAALQAHQHLNRTNGGVTLYPYQISQMISEDSRDGLTEAALNRYNTHSPSHTNSASHSNSPSHTPPVTTTASTTTSAAASFFASGPLGTVG; translated from the exons ATGGTCCTCACCCTTGACCAATGGGATTTGTCTCCCCCCTCTTCCCCTCCAGCCCTGATTGGACGATATGGATGTCAAGGACCTTCAGGTCCAGTGGGAGCATCAGCAGCACCAGGAGGTCCTGCATCACGAGACTGGattcctccttttcttccttcctcctcctcctcctcctcctcatcagctgctgctgctgtttcacacCCGCCTTCACAGTCACTATCCCCAAGCCCAAGCCAGACCCCAACGCCAAGCCCAAGCCACGGAACATCCAACGCCAGCCATGGGAGTCCCTCAGTGGGGCAAACATCCGGCAGCTGTGCTCCCACAAACCAGCAACCTCAAGGCCCAGGGCACAGACTCGGGTCCAAGCCCAGCTCCCTGGGGCTTGGAGGTGGGGGGGACAGAAGAAATGGTTCCCCCAGTTTGGGAAAAGTTGGTGCCCAACAGCACCCAGTGACTGGAGTAAACAGCCCTGGCAATAATAGTGGTAATGCGAGTGGAGCAGTACTGAgtacagcagctctgcaggccCATCAGCACCTGAACCGAACTAATGGAGGCGTTACCCTCTATCCTTACCAG ATCTCCCAGATGATCTCTGAGGACTCTAGAGACGGCTTGACTGAGGCTGCCCTGAACCGCTacaacacacactctccttCACACACAAATTCAGCATCACATTCAAACTCTCCTTCCCACACGCCACCTGTAACCACGACAGCTTCAACAACCacttctgctgctgcctccttCTTTGCCAG TGGCCCTCTGGGGACGGTGGGCTAG